cctccactgccttcctgggccacagcagagagctggactggaagaggaacaaccgggacagaaccggcgccccaactgggactagaacccagagtgctggcgccgcaggcagaggattagcctagtgagccgcggcgccggcccagaacacATCTCTTAAGAAGAATCAGTAGCTCTATTGAGACGCACAACCTTGTGACAAGCAGGACAATCAGTGCTCATTATTTGAGCACCCTCTAAAACACTCTCTGTGCCACTCAAGCGAGGACGTGTCCAAGATACTCATGTCCCATGGCCTGAGTGGAGCCCACGCTGAAATGTAGGATGGTGGTGTGCATTGCTACAGACAGGTGTGCCTTTATGAGTGTGCAAAGATTCACTGTGATCTAATAACTGGCTGCAGGAGGAACTAAAAACATCACTTTGCCCATCTGACAAAGCAGAAAATGACTTGAACATGCAATCacccttcattttaaaaaacctaGTATAAAAGATTTTcatgctttttttcccctctgtatTGATACACAGCAATGGGCTGCGGGGACTGTTTGCTGGCGGGGAGCTCTAGACAGCCATGAATGATGTGTATACTTAGGTGGCACCGGAGGCCGTAGCTGACGTCTGGCCTTAAAACACTGTCTCCTTATAATGTACGCCGGCCTTTCTAATCAGCCTCTTCTAGGTTGTCATTGGAATCCTGGCTGGTTTTACTCCTGGGGGGATTCCCAGCCTTCCCGCCCCATCCTCTGTAAAAACCACAGCGGAGCTCTGAGGGTAGGAGAGGGGACAGAAAATTCCCCGGCCCCCCTAGCGTTTCTCTTGTCAGCTGGGACCGCTGGCCATCTTAAGTGGCTCCTGGAGAACCTGCCGCAGAATTGATGGTGGGTAAGCAACCTCGGTGGTGCAAAGCTTCAGATCCTCAAAGTGGGAGAGGAGAGTGGGGCGAAGGCTGCTGCCTGGAGGGAAATCCGCTcctgggggggcggggtgggtgtCGGCCAGCCGGCAGGCTCTCGCAGTTTCTGAGTGGTCGGCACGCAAAGCCTTCACGGTCAAGTTCCCCGTGCGAGGGCAGCCGCTGACCTTTCTCCTCTGTGCGTAGACTGTGTTAGCCTGCTGCCTGGCTGCATTTAACCCATCTTCCCAGGCTGACTCTGTTACTGCTGGGAAGCTCCGCCCCCGGGGGCTGTGActcgagccccccccccccccccccccccgcttccaaGCCTGCTCCTTTCCGTGTGAGCCCTCCTAACGATCTCACAGACTTTATCACTCGAGGGGGAATAGCGGCCGAATAAGAAGGAAGTATCCAGTTCACTGGGTTTGAACCTTGTGTCTTCCTACTTCCTCTGCTCtcaatttttctgattttaaaactcCGTTAACCGCTGCTATGTGCGTGTTCCGTTGACGGCGCCAAGGGTAACCTGTTTGCAACCTCTGTCCTTTAGGCTCCGGATTTCTATGTGCAGATGAAGTGGGAGTTCACCAGCTGGGGTGAGTGGCTGTGGGCTTAGGATTTCTCTCCGTTTCCACATCTCCCTAGCCAGAATGTAGATTGTTTTTTTCCTGTAGGAATGTTAggtgcattttaaaaacaaatcttgagaaggaggaggaaggacagTGACCCCAGTCCCTCCTGAGTGGCTGCTCTGCATACCCTGTCCCTGGCAGAAGATCTGGGCCccaagcaccccccccccccccagggtacTCATTTCCATAGTGTAGTTCAGCGTGAGTCTTTTAAGCCTGTTAGTCTAAGGGCAGCCTCCCTGATGGCTGGCTTGTTCCAAGCGGCCATGTTTCTCCTAATGTCACTGGAAAGGACTGGCTGGGACAATGTTTCCACAGAGGTTCTCCTTAGATTCCTCCCGGGAACCTCAGATTGTTCTTCCGAGACACCAAAGGACTCTTTTCTGATGCAAATGATCACCGTGGTTTCAGGTTTTGTGAACCAGCATCGCATTTGAGGGTCTGGTGTTTGGAAGGGCGGCTGTGACTGTGGCCATATGGTCGCCCTGGTGGCAGGCAGCGAGTGGGATGAGAAGACTCGGGAAATTCACTGCCGAAGGAGCAGAAGATGCAGTTGTATTTTTTGCTGACTTGGCATGTGACAAGTGGGCGCTGGGGGGTCCAGTTCTGTCTGCCAGTCACCATCTTGCCCGGACCCTGATCTCCCGGGCTGGGTGTTCCGCCCGGCCCCGGGCTCTTCTCAGCCATATGCTTCTCTCCTCCAGTGCCCTTGGTCTCCAGGATATGCCCGAATGACGTCTGTCGCATTTGGAAAAGCGGGGCCAAGCTGCGCGTCGATATCACACTGCTGGGCTTTGAGAACATGAGCTGGATAAGAGGGAGGCGCAGCTTTATATTTAAGGGAGAAGGTGAGTGAGCCCAGCCTCACAGTGGTGGCTGCGGCCACATGACCCAACGACCCGCACCCATCCTCGTCGTCTTCCTCTCTTGCCATCTGGGGCGTGTCTGCCGGTTATTCTTACCCATTCTGCTGCTCTCTTTGCCCCTGGCACATGTCACTCAGCCCCTGCACACGTGTCTGTCTCATTTCCTGGGCCTGCATCTGCTGAACAGGCCTGGTCCTCCCCGTGGGAGAGAGCAGTGCACCGGTCACCCAACGGTGCACTCAGGAGTGTCAATTCTGAAATGATCGCTTTTGTAAAGGACACGGGTGAGGTGTGTTGCTAATCAAGGGTGCAGAAGGCTGCATCTctggggaggatggcccagagccCCCTACAGACGTGGAAAACCGGCCAGGAATCCCCTGGACAAGTAGGTAACCGATAGTCAGCGCACCAGGCCTTAGCAGGCAGCAGCCGGCAGGACAAACGCGAGAGGCACTGCATTTGCGAGcgggcagctcctggcttctgcgctGCATCCACTTCCGCCCGGGTTTCCATCCGCAGACAACTGGGCCGAGCTGATGGAAGTCAACCACGACGACAAAGTGGTCACCACCGAGCACTTCGACCTTTCCCAGGAGATGGAGCGCCTCACCCTGGACCTCATGAAGCCGAAAAGCAGGGAAGTTGAGAGGCGGCTCACCAGCCCCGTCATCAATACCAGCCTCGATACTAAAAATATCGCTTTCGAGAGGTACGCATTCAGGCGCTGGGTAGTCCTGCCATCTTAGTgacgtgtatgtgtgtatgtactggAATTTCGGGGGGTTGGGCTTTGGTTTCTTATCTGATGTCATGAACACGAGGGAGTGTTATGAGCTGATCTCCGAGGGAACAGAAACCGTAGCGGACAGCTGACCTCATCCGTCATTTGTCTTGCACACTGGTTAAGTCTTGGAGAGGTGTCTCCATATCCTGCCATGGGCCCTTGCTCGGGGCTTTGCTCGAATTGATTTTCATCTGGGTATCTGTGGACCCTCAGCATGCGCGGCTCCCAAACCTCGGCGTGCTGAGTTCCCAGAAACTAGAACTGAGCCGCTGCTGAGTTCACTTGTCCTGTATCAGCGACATGCACACACAGCGCATCGCTCAGTGTGGTTCTCCTCCCCACAGCAAGAGGCTGGAGGGCCTCCGATGAGCTGGTTAGCGCAGATGAGAGCGCCGTCGCTGGCCGTCCACCCCGGGGCCGCACCAGCGGCGCAGAGGCCGGCACAGCCTTTCCCGGAAGTGTTTTTCCACGGGACACTCTGCACCGAGGGAGTCCACAAGAGCCCTTAATGTTTGCCTAGGAtgtcacatccagctctctgcagagcaCAGTGGCACAGCCTGATCCAGAACGCACACCGTTACCCCGAATGCAGGCTTGCTCTCCTCTGCACGAATATTCTGTCCTCTCTCGATTTTCCTTTGTTTCCCACATCAAATTGGTGAGTGCAGCTGAGAGGTTTTTGTTCAGAGTGCCCTCTCCCGCTCATGTCTGTCACGCTGTGCAGCGAGAGCACCCGTAGCAGAGGAAGAAGGTCAAGGCTGCTGcccatcctcccccccccccccgccacagcCCATCAGTAAGGAGAGAACTGGGGCCACTGCAGGGCGACTAAGTGAGTGTGCGACCTGGGGCAGGCGGCCCCATTTCTCCAGTTTTCTGTCTTAGCTGAGAGGAAAACACGGAGTCGCCTCACCGTGAGGTTCCTGAAGTCCGTGGCGCTGAGCCGTCACCAGGAGAGACAGGGCGCCCTGTGTGGTTCAGCAGCGCAGTTGTCTGAGTCCCCGTTTGTTGGGAAGTGTGATGTATGGGCAGAGCGTGGGAACTGCTGCCTGGCACCCCACAAAGTGCACACGGGAGATGCCAGCCCATTGCTTCTGAAGGCACACTGAGTGTTTGCTCCCAGGGTTTTCAGAGAGTTCAAGCGAACTCTCTTGCCACTGGCTTGCCAAGAATTTCTGGAAGACAGCTGCTTTTCTGCCGGTCCTCCAGTGTGGGAGCAAGGATTTGAGGCGCTTTCCAGGGTGAGGTTTCCTGGTAGGGAAGGTGTGCACCTCTGCCTCCAGCCAGAGGTATGCGTGCCCGTTTGAATTTGTAAGGTGTGGCTCTTCCTGTGTTGTGACGGTCACGTTTGTCCATTCCTCCTGACCTGTGACTCGGAGCCTCCCGCTTGTGAGTTGACACCATTCCCCAGTGAATTCTTTGCCTGCAGGATGTACTTTCTGGTTCCTCTTCTCTGAAGGAGTACACTCTGCTCGCCCGGCACCCTCGCGGCCTTTGTCCAGATGGTGTAGCAGCCACCAAGACACGGGCCTACAGAGTGGCCTTTGGCGCCGTGGTCCCGGTGGAGACAGGCAAAGCTGCAGGCGGCACGAGAGGGCAGCCGTGGCCTCCAGCTGCCTCTGCACGCAGAGCCCATGCAGACCCAGGGGTCGCCAGGGCCTTGGTTTCAAGACGGGGTGTAGACGTGGAGCTTAGGAACTGGCGTGCTGTCGGAGTGGGGAtgtggggggcagcaggcggcAGCATTGCTGGCTGTGGGGCCACAGCGCGCTGAGCTTAGCCCGTCCTCGGGAGGAAGGTGCAGCTCTGCTTTTTCGGCGTAGGCGAGGATGGGGGAGCAGGTAGTGTCACCCTTCAGTCCCTCTGAAGACTGCGCAAGTGCCAGGAAACCAGGATTCCCTGAGCCCAAACCTTAAGTGGCGCAGGCATAGCTAAGGGACAGAGCACGGACTTAGTTAACTGAAAGGACTACGCTGAACTTGAATTACTGATGACTAGCGGGAGGCTGGTTCCTTAGTCTGGTGGGGTCCCTGACCTGCCGTCCCCGGGGCCCGTATTTTGTTTCTGAAGCATCAGTTGGAGCGAGCTAGCATTTGGCGCGGTCCCCTTAGGACTCCTCTCTTTGCTTCTATGGGGTCACGTTACACTAATGGTAGACAGATAAGGACgacagcagctctgggctctcCTTTCCCTGATGGGctaaaacacacacagacagctcCTCAGGCCCCACCTGCACTGACTGCACCCACCAAATCCCATTAGAAGAAAAGCCGACCGTATGGACCCGCAGGATGCAAATGAGCACAGCTGTTCCCTGTGACcggctcacctgctgcctccctcaggTCAGAGCGGCCACGTGGAGCCAGGATGTGATGTCCTAGacaaagggcagggctgggcagggctcccCGCTGAGTGGGACCAGCAGAGCCTCCTAGCCGCCCTTGGCTCCGGAGTGTGTTTTTCTCAGGAGTACGTTGAGCGGGATGACGGGGCCATGGGGCCGGCTTCCAGCCCTGCAGCTGCGGCTGGAATGCTGGGCCGCGtgattgcaagcagcagctgggCTGACAAACTGCTTTGAACATTCTTTCCCCTGCCGCACGAGACCCGACCCACGTGCGCGTCATAGGCCGTCTGCAGGCATTCATGGCTTCTCCACGCAGCTCGCCCCAGAGAGGGGTTCCTGCCGCACCGGCCCCTTCCCAGGGGCTCCCTGGTCTGAGATTCCTCGATGGAGAGGCAGCTGCTTGTGGAGCGAGAGCTGCTGATGGCCACACCCACAGTTCCGATGCCCCGGATCAATGCTCTCACCCAGATCCACCTCGTGGCGAGCCCTCGGACGCTGGCCATCTTCACTTAAGTGCTTGAGGACAGCTGTCCAATAAATGTCGCCACCTTTGTCCCCGATGCTGACAGTTTTTGTAAAGCAGCCAAGAGCTGAGGCTCTCTATGCCTGGAGTGAGGCTAATTGATTAATAactgtgggagggggtgggggggctacGCCATCTGGCATTGGTGGCATCCTTCCGAGGACAATAGGACCTGATTTCCAAGTGTCCTTTACTAACTTAAGCTGGGGGAAGAGAACAAGCGAACTATAAAGGCTCAGGGATGGATCTGAATGGCATGTACATGTGGCAATTTGTGGTGTTCACTTTTTATCAGAACTAAATCCGGATTCTGGGGCTGGAGGACAGATAAAGCAGAAGTTGTTAATGGTTACGAAGCAAAGGTAAAAGGCAACtcttaaaataagatttaataCAGCTCTGTAGCTTCTGTGCAAATGAGGAGTCTGTCGAGATGTCTCTCATGCATCCGTACCATGAAGACGCTCGCGGAGGGCGTCCTGTCTGATGTCTCTCACTTGGAGTTTTTAATCTCATTTGACTTTGAGAAAACGCGCCAGCCTGTCCTGAGGAGGGCTCTAGCTATGCCAAAGAGAAACAGTGTTGTAGAGAGGAGTGCAGGCGCCAGCTGTCCCAGCAGGAATGCCTGCCAAATAGtcattcttttaattaaaaaggaaaaaagaaaaaagggaatggATTGGATTTCACGTGcttcttcatcttttaaaaacaaaaatgttagtagctgcacgtttttttttttttaagatcagcCTGATTTTAACAACAGGCTCTCAGCCCCCCTGTGACACTGTCATTGTGAAAGTGGAGACGGCAGCTGGTCCGCGGGTCCCCTGGCGCTCCCCTTGCTGGCCTTTGCTGAGCCCTGCGGTCCTGCTGCACTGATGGCAGGCAGTGGCCGGGCCAGCTGCTGCAGAGGCCTCTGGCGGAAGCTGATGTCAGGCTCCGCAGAGCTGCATTTACAAACAGTCGCCCTGGCACCAAGTGGGCGTGTTCTGCAGCTCTGAGCATTGGGTGTCCGCGTGGCCACTGCTGCCTTTGACTGCCCAGCCCACCATCCTCCTCGGTTGCCCTTGACAACAGAGCATGCGTTCTGGCAGTTAGCTTTTTTGGCCCTAAGAGGGGGGTACCTCTCCCACTAGTGGCTTGCTGGCTGTCCCCAGATCTCACAGATCTCGAGAACCTGGgttcctccctcttccttgtgCCCAGCAGGTGGCTGACAAAGTCCAGGCTGTTAGCCGATCCCCCCACATCAGTAGAAGCGCGTGACAGAGGCTTGCATCCCCTTAGTATAAGAGAAACCCAGGCGGGCAGCCTGAACTGCCAGGCATTTGTTTGAGTTTAGCAACAAGAAGGGCAGGTGGAAGACGCAGGCTGTCCACAACAGCTCCTCCTCCCGTTCAAACTGTCAGAGATGGAAAGCAACTGCCGATGCATTTCTTAGTTGACAGTCTGTATATCTTCCCTGCGGGAGCCTCATTGTTaaccatttctcatttttattttgctgaattttttttttctttttgcttcagcATTCTTGCTCTTGCTGTGCTTAGGTTCTGAGTTTTGATTCCCTGTGTCACTGTGTTCTTTTGCACACATCTCTCAAGGTTTACACAGTAAACAATGTGAGTGTGATAACCAAAATCCGCACAGAACACCTGACCGAGGAGGAAAAGAAGCGATACAAAGGTAACGAAGCCTTGGGTAGTCTGGGGTTAAAGGGCTCAGGGTCTGCCagtcccacccctgcctcctttTGTACAAAAATGGCCTCAGAATGACTCATCTGGGAGAGGtttccccatttggctgcagcgGTAATTAAAGCTATTCATGTTTATGAAGAACAATGTGTTGGATTTGGCCAAAAAAGTAGAGAAGGCCATCAGAACCGGTGGCGTAGCTCCGTCATTATGGGGCAAAACCTGGACGGAACGTGGGACTCCAAGCCCCACAGCGCCAACATGTGGCTGCTGGGGCCCTGTGAGGTCGCAcaccctctgagcctcagtttcctctgcgGTGAAACGGAGGGGACCCCCCACCTTCCCGAGAGTTCCTGGGAGGGTCGGGCACCGTTGCACTCATAACCCTGGAACGGAGCCTGCAGGGTGCGGGGGCGTGCGGCAGTTCCCAGCATCTGCTGTTACCATGACTCCAATCCGGTGGGCAGAGCTGAGGCCCAGAACATGTGGGTCCCCAGGGGCCAGGGTGGGATCGGAATCCCTACCTGGGCTTCTCTTAAAATCCAGGCTCTTCCCACTGTTCTGTTTAATTTCTTGTAACTGTTTCTCTAGTTTAGAGCCTAATAAGAGGTGCACTACACAGCATCACTCAGCTTGGGGTTACTGTGGGTGATTTTGTCAGTCTGTCCACAGATGGATTTGCTAAGCAGGTGGCTTGGATCAGAGACTTTAATAAAACAGGATGAGGGTGTGTCCTGTAGCACAAGTCAGATGTGAGATCAGACACTGACCTTTCCCCTCTGTAGCGGACAGGAACCCTCTGGAATCCTTGCTGGGAACAGTGGAACACCAGTTTGGTGCACAAGGGGTAAGTTGAAGCAGCGAGCTCCCAGTGCAGTCTGATGAAAGGAGAGGAGTCCCCGTGCCTGAGAGGGCATTTACTGGACCCTGGCTGGGTGGGTTTATTTGGAAGGGGTAAGGGGTGTGCCCAAGCCAGGAGTGGGTGGATTCATTTGGAAGAAAATTAGATGGGGGGGGGTCTTTGAAAATAAAGCTTTCAGAGGCGGGGGTGGTGATTATTGAATTCaggtgctttctttctctcttttactaTAAGCTAGGGCTTCCGCATATAAATGGAACTtaggatttagtttttttttttttttaatttattttatttattttgaaaggcagagttatagagagggagagactgagagaaatcttccatcccctggttcactcccaaatggatgcatcagccagggctgggccaaaatgaagccaggagccaggagcttcttcctggtctcctatgtgggtgcaggggcccaagcacttgggccatcttccactgctttcccaggccatagcagggagctggaccgaaagtggagcagcggggacttgaactggcgcccatatgggatgctgcattgcgggcagtggcttaacctgctatgctatagtgccggcccccatcttTTTATAGCAGTTGTAACACAGCACGACATGGATTCCGTATTGGGATGTCAGTGAGGGTCGGAGAGATGAAACAGCCCTTCTCGAAGCAAGCTGGGTAGGACAGAGCTAGCGCTTAAACCCCGAGTCTCCCAGACCTCACACGTTCAGATCTCTCGCCTcgtcttttccttcttccttgtcCATAACCAGGTAGTTACAGTTCTCTTAGAGTAGAACAATCCATCAGGCTCACCAGAGAGGCTGGGCCGCCTTTGCGGATGTCACTTAATTCTAAAGGGTAGTGACGGAATCCTCCGGTCTGTAGCTGGTTAGCGTGGCCGGCTGCCGCAGACTGGGGTGCTGGGCCTCAGCACTCTAACTTTCCCGAGTTCTGGCTCGCAGGACCTCACCACAGAATGTGCCACCGCCAACAACCCCACGGCCATCACGCCCGACGAGTACTTTGACGAAGAGTTCGATCTGAAAGACAGGGACATCGGAAGGCCGAAAGAGCTGACCATTAGGACACAAAAGTAAGAGCAAGGGCGAGCTGCCGCTTTCACCCTAGGGACTGTCTCCGAGGTCGTGCTGTTTATCTTAGGGTGCTAGGTTCAGTGGGCGCCCTGCCCCTTGCCTTCccaatgtatatatgtatctactttaaaattttgttttagtcttatttgagagagaaggagagagacagagggagagatcttccatctgctggtttattccccaagtgcccacagcaggcagggctgggccaggccacagtcaggagcccagaacttgagccaccacctgctggctcccaggaggtgcatgagcaggaagccggattggaagcagaggttcTGGGACTTGAAGCAACTCCAGCATGGGACGCGGGGTCCCGAGCAGCAAGttcactgctgtaccaaacaccggCTGGAAAACCAACTTATCTGATACAAGCTGACAGTAGATGGCCCCCTTCTTAGCCCTTCTCCAAACAGGATGGAGATTGGATGAAGAATTCCTTACTTATCTTGCTGCTGACCAGCTCAGATGGCCTGGTGCCCGCTGGCTACTGCTTGCTGGCAGTTAAGGCCACTGCAGAGCGACGTTGTGAGCAGGCCGTTCCCCCACTGTCTGATCCCAGGGCAGGCTGAAGTCCTGTGGTTCTCGTTCTGCTGTAGCTTGGAGCCGGGAGTAAGGGTGGTCTGGCCTAGGGCGTGGCAGGACCTGCTTTCCTGCGCAGTAGACAGGCCCTCAGCTCTGTCTCGGTCGAACCCTGCAGGTTTAAGGCGACGCTGTGGATGTGTGAGGAGTTCCCCCTCTCCCTCGTGCAGCAGGTCATCCCCATCATCGACCTGATGGCTCGGACAAGCGCTCACTTCGCAAGACTGAGAGATTTCATCAAACTGGAATTCCCCCCTGGATTTCCCGTCAAAATAGGTATTCCTAAGCAAGGTTCAGGACACATGTCCGTTCTGTTTCGTGGGTGACACGATGTCTTCTGGGGCACTGCACACTGAGGCACAAAGTAGCATACAATAGAGTGGAACAGGTCAGACTGCGTTCTGGTTTAATTTGATTTAAAGAAGTGTCATGATTCATTTTGCACGTCAAAATTGGGAGGTCTCTAGCCAACAGTTATTTTTTTGATcttgtttctttaaatatttacttatttatccaaaaggcaaagttaaaggagagacagagcaatctcccatctgctggctcactccccaaatggctcaacagctggggctgggccaggctgaagccaggagcttcatccaggtctcccacgtgggtggcagggaacccaggccttggtccatcctctgctactttcccaggcgcattagcagggagctggttcagaagcagagcagccgggacgccaaccagcgctgcagacagtggcttagccCGCCACGCCACAGCTCTGCTCTCCCACCAGCTCCCGACAGCTGGCGCTCGCACAAGGAAAGAGGGAGATAATCCGAGCTTTCCTTGCTTCAGTACCAGAGCTCGCTAGCTGGGGACAGGGGACTCCCAGTGTGCTTCCGGCCCGCGCCAGGACGCGCCACGCTGTGCATGATGCACACGACTCGCGCAGAATCTTAACTGTGCTGGGCGTGTGCTCATCACACTCGAATCCTGGCTGCATCCCCGCCTCGCTGTTCTTGGCTCTGAACGTGTTTCCCGCCTGTAC
The sequence above is drawn from the Oryctolagus cuniculus chromosome 21, mOryCun1.1, whole genome shotgun sequence genome and encodes:
- the ANKRD13A gene encoding ankyrin repeat domain-containing protein 13A isoform X4, with product MWVAGTPLPEPSAAASQNVEALDPRGRTLLHLAVSLGHLESARVLLRHKADVTKENRQGWTVLHEAVSTGDPEMVYTVLQHRDYHNTSMALEGVPELLHKILEAPDFYVQMKWEFTSWVPLVSRICPNDVCRIWKSGAKLRVDITLLGFENMSWIRGRRSFIFKGEDNWAELMEVNHDDKVVTTEHFDLSQEMERLTLDLMKPKSREVERRLTSPVINTSLDTKNIAFERTKSGFWGWRTDKAEVVNGYEAKVYTVNNVSVITKIRTEHLTEEEKKRYKADRNPLESLLGTVEHQFGAQGDLTTECATANNPTAITPDEYFDEEFDLKDRDIGRPKELTIRTQKFKATLWMCEEFPLSLVQQVIPIIDLMARTSAHFARLRDFIKLEFPPGFPVKIEIPLFHVLNARITFGNVNGCSTAEESASQSVEGAQADPASSGANFEVDQSVFEIPESYHVQDNGRNMHLQDEDYEIMQFAIQQSLLESSRSQEFSGPASNGGISPTHAYDAQYERAIQESLLTSAEGLCPGSPSESSRFDSDLQLAMELSAKELEERELRLQEEEAELQQVLQLSLTDK